In Anopheles arabiensis isolate DONGOLA chromosome 2, AaraD3, whole genome shotgun sequence, the genomic window ataaaaggtacccggatgaACGGCGTCTTAGTACATTATGGCCAGACTTGTTTATAAGTTGGTGTATTTTCAAtcacacatttaaaaaaaaacttaacagCAATCTGTGTTTAAAATAGTGTAAATAATAATCTCGGATGTTGCATTAAATCGTTTATAATTTTTAAGAAGATCGTTCTAGCAAAGTGAAAATGctgtgagtttgtgtttatATTTTGGTATCAATTTCAATGGCGTTTCAATGGCGGACGCATTAGTGAGGCATTAGCTGTCAAACTGTTTACAGTGATCTAACCTCACCGCCCGAAACTCATCTGTCAACAATCAATGTGAAACACGCGCTTTTGGGAAAACAACGTTGTTGGTTCGTGGTGCGTAGTTTTTTAAAAGGTAGTAATTTTTGTTCAGAAATAATAAGGCAAAATGACCGTAATGGAAACCGAAACCACCGCCAAGCCGGTGGTGGCCGACAGAAAAGCATCAGCAgtgggaaaggaaaagaagaaacacagACGACTACGGAAACGGCAACGTGATGCTAGGAAGCGAATCGCCGGCAACCTACAGCCAAAGGAGCAGAAAAAAGAACCGAAAAAGGAGccgaaaaaggagaaaaaggtACATTATCTAAGTTACTGCCAGCTGGCAAACGATTGTCCTACTCATACTTCTTTCCGTTTTTAGGCCAAACAACCAGCAAAgataagcagcaaaaaaggatCCGGCATTGTGTTCATCAAGCATCTTCCGAAAGGCTTCTACGAGGATGAGCTGCGACAGTTCTTCGAGCAGTTCGGTGAAGTGATGCGGGTGGCCGTGGCCCGGTCACGCAAAACGCAACGCTCGAAGGGCTACGGGTACGTGCAGTTCCGGTTCTACGAGGTGGCGGACATTGCGGCGAGCGCCGTCAACAACTACATGATGTTCAACAGCGTGCTGAAGACGAGCCTGCTGCCCAAGCGAATGTTTAACATACCGAAAAACTTCGGCAAAGCGTACGACTCCAAGGGCGAAAAGACGGAAGCCTACCAGCGGTGGCTGAAGGCGCAGGTGAAGCGTGCCAACGGGTACGTGGGCAGTCTGGAGAGCAGTGTGCGCTGTAGGAAACAGATCAGCCGACTGATGCGAGCCGAGAAGGAGCTGACCGAGGCGGGAATTGAGGTGGCCGAGGTGGCGAGCTGTCTGTCCAAGTTGAAGCAAACGGCCACGGATCTGCAACAGCGGCACGCGATCGAGCTGGCTAGAATGCCGAAACCGCAACCTAGGGAGAAGGCACAGAAGGCGAAGGAGGAAACGGAGCCAGCAGCAGACACGAACGGAAAGGCAAGTGACGATGAGGAGGATGAGGCGTTCACGCTACTGAAACCATCGGACTGGCAGGAGGTGGAACCGGTCGGGAAGGAGGAGCCCGCCAAGGAGAGTAAGGCAAGTGCGGTGAAGAAAGCGCAGGAAAAGTTGAAAGAATTAGAGCAGGAAAAGAAGGGAGTCAACAAACCGGGCACAGCGGCGGCTAAAGGCAAGGAAAACAAGAAAGCTGAGACGCCGGACAAAAAGCTACGCAAGAGAGAGAAGCTTCCCCTGTCGAAGGCGAAGAAGCCGCTGGTGGCAGGAGGTGGTGTTTCCGCAAAGCAGGCGGCTAAAAAGGAAAAGCTTTCTCTGGTGAAGAAGAACAAAGTTGAAGAGCTGACCGTGGAAAGTGCGGCCCCGGTTGGTAAGAAAGCCAAGCGGGCCGATGCTGTTAAGGAAGTGAAGCCGGCTAAGGTAGCGAAAAAGGTAAAGTAGGACCGTTTGCGAAAACGCTTGCGGTTTTCGTTAACGCACACTCTTTAAAGGAGAATGAAAGAGTACATAGCAGCAAGCCGTTGCTAAGGGCATGCTCGAATTCGTTGCATGCAATGGCGAAAGTAAACCAAGCCTTGTAGTGTAACGTTGTCACAGCAGAGAAAGGAGTTTATTCAATATTAATAAATCGCTTTCGGGCGGCAAATGGCTAAACATATGATTTAGTCCTTAACAAATTCTAGCTATGAAGTTAAATGACAGGAGATTTGAAAGAACTTAATCAGAGGACCAAAGTGAAACCGTTGGCGTTAGTTCAAATTAGAATCTCTCTGAAATCGAAAAATGTTGGCTGGACTGTTGATATAGAAGGTTCCATCAGTGGCCACCAATCAACGTAGCCTGTGGACGACGGAACAGTCAATGCTGGGCTATGTTGGGTAGCCGTTGGGtagtagtgttgggtaaatctgattctgattcatgaatctaaatgattctttgaaatgattcaatgaatctgaatttctgttggaaagattcatgaCTCTCAAAGATTTGttaatctctaaagattcacgaagattcatctcttcatagacttcaaagccgcatatgatagcatagccagggtaaaactgtgcgacgctatgagctcatttggaatcccggccaaactgataaggctagttataatgactatgaccaacgtcacttgccaggtgagggtggatggaaaactctcaggaccttttgctaccaccaaaggtctgcgccagggagacgggcttgcctgtctcctattcaacctggcgctagagagggccatccgcgactcgagggtggagactacgggaaccatcttctataagtcaacccagatcctggcatacgctgatgatatagacatcattggtctgcggctctcctatgtagcagaagcctaccaagggatcgagcaggcggcagagagcctcggattgcagataaacgaggcaaagaccaaactgatggtggcaacatcagcgggcctaccaacaaataatcagaatctacgtaggcgtgatgtacagataggtgaacgcacgtTTGAAGTCGttccagaattcacctatcttgggtcaaaggtcagcaacgacaacagcatggaaggtgagttgcgcgcaaggatgctggctgccaaccgatcattctacagcctgaaaaatcagttcacctcaaaggacctgtcgcgacggacgaagctgggactatatagtacctatatagtaccagtgctcacatacgcctctgagacatggacactgtccaaatctgacgaaaccctcttagccgcgttcgagaggaagatgcttagaaggatacttggccccgtatgtgtggaaggacaatggaggagccgctataaagacgagctatacgagatgtacggcgacctcactgtcgtgcagcgtatcaagttCGCCAGGCTCCGTTGAGCTGGTCATGTTGTACgaatggaaacggacgacccagcccgtaaagtctttttaggccgtccacaaggacagaggaggcgtggtgggcccaaattgaggtggcaagatggcgtggaggcgtccgccattaaggccgggataacggactggcagacgaaggcgcgagaccgtgagcggtttcggacactcctgaggcaggccaagaccgcaaagcggttgtagcgccggataaagcaaagcaaaagcaaagattcacgaatctcaaatgattaatgaatctcaaaagactCATGAATCTCATAAGAGTCATATATCTCAAAAGATTTACGAATCTCtagggattcataaatctccaaaAAATCATAGAACTTgagcttcttattattattattattcttcttgaCGTTCTTGGCCTTCTTAGCATTCTTAGACCCATGTATGGGAGCGAGCAAATTCAATATGTttaaaatcatacatctcttAAAATTCATGGATTTTGCAAGATTCATGTATCTTACGAgatctttagagattcattaatctttggagattcgaTTC contains:
- the LOC120896405 gene encoding MKI67 FHA domain-interacting nucleolar phosphoprotein; this encodes MTVMETETTAKPVVADRKASAVGKEKKKHRRLRKRQRDARKRIAGNLQPKEQKKEPKKEPKKEKKAKQPAKISSKKGSGIVFIKHLPKGFYEDELRQFFEQFGEVMRVAVARSRKTQRSKGYGYVQFRFYEVADIAASAVNNYMMFNSVLKTSLLPKRMFNIPKNFGKAYDSKGEKTEAYQRWLKAQVKRANGYVGSLESSVRCRKQISRLMRAEKELTEAGIEVAEVASCLSKLKQTATDLQQRHAIELARMPKPQPREKAQKAKEETEPAADTNGKASDDEEDEAFTLLKPSDWQEVEPVGKEEPAKESKASAVKKAQEKLKELEQEKKGVNKPGTAAAKGKENKKAETPDKKLRKREKLPLSKAKKPLVAGGGVSAKQAAKKEKLSLVKKNKVEELTVESAAPVGKKAKRADAVKEVKPAKVAKKVK